In Leptospira saintgironsiae, one genomic interval encodes:
- the grpE gene encoding nucleotide exchange factor GrpE — protein MQGNDREMSQEEAVATPTGDNLDDSQKPESVEETLRKELDIARKEIESLKDSWTRERAEFQNYKRRSAQEFSNIKREAVKSLVTEFLNPIDNLDRVASGVNVTEELKPFVDGVTMIQKEFYSVLERSNVFRQYPQGEAFDPTSMEALSSEEGDQYKEETVIEVYQAGFYIKENEDKFSLRPARVRIGKPKA, from the coding sequence ATGCAAGGAAATGATAGAGAGATGAGTCAAGAAGAAGCGGTCGCAACGCCTACCGGAGACAATTTGGATGATTCCCAAAAACCGGAAAGCGTAGAGGAAACTTTACGTAAGGAATTGGATATTGCGAGAAAAGAGATCGAATCCTTAAAAGATTCTTGGACTCGCGAAAGAGCCGAGTTCCAAAATTATAAGAGAAGATCTGCACAAGAATTTTCTAATATAAAAAGGGAAGCTGTCAAATCTTTGGTAACAGAGTTTTTGAACCCTATCGATAATTTGGATCGTGTAGCTTCCGGTGTAAATGTTACGGAAGAATTAAAACCTTTCGTGGATGGAGTCACAATGATACAGAAGGAATTTTATTCCGTGCTGGAAAGATCCAATGTATTCAGACAATATCCTCAGGGAGAGGCGTTTGATCCAACTTCGATGGAAGCATTGTCTTCTGAAGAAGGGGATCAATACAAAGAAGAAACTGTGATCGAAGTTTATCAGGCAGGATTTTATATTAAGGAAAATGAAGATAAATTCTCCTTAAGACCTGCAAGGGTGAGAATTGGAAAACCTAAGGCTTAA
- a CDS encoding methyl-accepting chemotaxis protein: MLFKLRLYYFFSYSIFTSLVLGSILGTFYILGILPAEKFGSAVSISAGVGVFLSLCMGIFSGTWLAKTFQTIQDLFKKVSKGDLTARIETNSKDLLFDFYESFHRMLQGQSELIGLIRSTAELLSTDSGEMRTVVLDFGSNIQSQSAATEEVSASIEEISGVATSISSIAGENANSMSNLVSEVEKLSSAIEKTKGQVDETLVSFEDISKRAEKGSQSLNYMGQAIDNLSKSSKEITKTIGNIADISEKINMLALNASIEAARAGDAGRGFAVVADEVSKLAERTALSVRSINELVKKNQDDMAQGLERIQITTKEIQEIIETIDRMSAQIIEVRTAVNSQQELRNSVLKEADFVLKRSDEIRNAVTEHNTATREVVDSVSSISALAVNNSENSDTLAERILGISNTADKLGNTVQMFQIATKAKVAEKALDSKTHELKFAAAIGKLYYVKKYDLVEIVWTENFSYEGYREMLEKGLELVKEKQVTKWMADTSNMGIVSAEAQTWVNETWFPKAIASPLKKIAIVIPQSVLSELSIDTKSMKAGNIDLINTPSREDGMRWLTSK; the protein is encoded by the coding sequence ATGTTATTCAAACTTAGGCTCTATTATTTTTTCTCTTATTCCATTTTCACTTCTTTGGTTCTAGGCTCTATACTCGGGACATTCTATATTTTAGGAATTCTCCCTGCTGAAAAATTTGGATCCGCTGTTTCCATCTCTGCTGGAGTCGGAGTTTTCCTTTCTTTGTGTATGGGAATTTTTTCAGGCACCTGGCTTGCTAAAACATTCCAAACCATACAGGATCTATTTAAGAAGGTCAGTAAAGGTGATCTGACTGCCAGAATAGAAACAAATTCAAAAGATCTACTTTTTGATTTTTACGAAAGTTTTCATAGAATGTTACAAGGCCAATCCGAGCTGATCGGACTGATCAGAAGTACTGCAGAACTTCTTTCTACAGATTCAGGAGAAATGAGAACTGTAGTTTTAGATTTTGGCTCCAATATACAATCTCAGTCAGCAGCTACTGAAGAGGTCTCCGCCTCCATTGAAGAAATTTCAGGAGTAGCAACTTCTATCTCTTCCATCGCGGGAGAGAATGCGAACAGTATGAGCAATTTAGTTTCTGAAGTGGAAAAACTTTCTTCCGCGATCGAAAAAACAAAAGGCCAAGTAGATGAAACCTTAGTTTCTTTTGAGGATATTTCTAAACGTGCGGAGAAGGGTTCCCAGTCCTTAAATTATATGGGACAAGCCATAGATAATCTTTCTAAAAGTTCCAAAGAGATCACTAAGACAATCGGAAATATCGCAGATATCAGTGAAAAAATTAATATGCTCGCGCTTAACGCGTCTATCGAAGCTGCAAGAGCAGGTGACGCAGGAAGAGGTTTTGCTGTAGTTGCAGATGAGGTTTCTAAACTTGCAGAAAGAACTGCTCTAAGTGTAAGAAGTATCAATGAATTGGTGAAAAAAAACCAAGACGATATGGCCCAAGGTTTGGAGAGGATCCAGATCACTACTAAAGAGATCCAAGAAATTATAGAAACAATAGATAGAATGTCCGCGCAAATTATAGAAGTAAGAACCGCAGTAAACTCTCAACAAGAACTTAGAAACTCAGTTTTAAAAGAAGCAGACTTTGTACTCAAACGTTCTGACGAGATCAGAAATGCAGTCACAGAGCATAATACTGCTACAAGAGAAGTTGTGGATTCTGTTTCTTCTATCAGCGCTTTGGCAGTGAATAACTCAGAGAATAGTGATACTTTGGCGGAAAGAATTTTAGGAATCTCTAATACTGCTGATAAACTAGGAAATACGGTACAAATGTTCCAAATAGCTACAAAAGCAAAAGTAGCAGAGAAGGCACTGGATTCCAAAACCCATGAACTAAAATTCGCAGCTGCGATCGGAAAACTATATTATGTTAAAAAGTATGATCTAGTTGAGATCGTATGGACTGAAAATTTCAGTTATGAAGGTTACCGTGAAATGTTGGAGAAAGGTCTGGAACTTGTAAAAGAAAAGCAAGTTACCAAATGGATGGCGGACACATCTAATATGGGAATTGTTTCTGCGGAAGCGCAAACCTGGGTAAACGAAACGTGGTTTCCAAAAGCAATTGCTTCTCCTTTAAAAAAGATCGCGATCGTGATACCTCAATCAGTATTATCAGAACTTTCAATCGATACTAAGTCCATGAAAGCAGGAAATATAGATCTGATCAATACTCCATCAAGAGAAGATGGAATGCGTTGGTTGACGTCCAAATAA
- the hrcA gene encoding heat-inducible transcriptional repressor HrcA: MELSQRHRMILKATVDEFIQENRPVGSKTLFDKHDIGLSPASIRTVLKELEEMGYLASRHTSGGRIPTEIGYRFYVDSLVVLYELTIKEKQRIQEEYLKMQFKLDQILKATASVLASLSNSAGVVLGPAKSLDTLKHVELIHVHGDEVLMIMVMRSGAVLNRSVFLDRNYSQEELYQISKYLNDNAKGYDMFEIQEKVIPSLLLRKDGPLDFYKVSGVISAAMTPDNSEVSLYIDGLKNLYGRFRDEEEQLNQVLSLLDDKRFLTGMFGDYSEHDGVYTVIGKDGDGRMGGVSIITSGYRMGEKRIGAMGIIGPQRMDYHRALPLVDFTSKLVSEMITRISK, encoded by the coding sequence ATGGAACTATCCCAAAGACATAGGATGATCCTTAAGGCCACAGTGGACGAGTTTATCCAAGAAAACCGTCCGGTTGGCTCTAAAACCTTATTCGACAAACATGATATAGGTTTGTCTCCGGCTTCTATACGTACTGTTCTCAAGGAACTGGAAGAGATGGGGTATCTTGCTTCTCGCCATACTTCTGGGGGAAGGATTCCTACAGAAATAGGTTATCGATTCTATGTAGATTCGTTAGTGGTTCTTTATGAGCTAACCATTAAGGAAAAACAAAGGATCCAAGAAGAATATCTGAAAATGCAATTCAAACTGGATCAGATCTTGAAAGCAACTGCAAGCGTTCTAGCAAGTCTTTCTAATTCTGCGGGTGTTGTTTTAGGGCCTGCCAAAAGTTTGGACACTCTCAAACATGTGGAATTGATCCATGTGCACGGAGACGAGGTCCTGATGATCATGGTAATGAGATCCGGGGCAGTGTTGAACCGTAGTGTATTCTTGGATCGGAATTATAGTCAGGAAGAATTGTACCAGATTTCAAAGTATCTGAACGATAACGCGAAAGGTTATGATATGTTCGAGATACAGGAGAAGGTAATTCCTTCTCTACTATTGAGAAAAGACGGACCATTAGATTTTTATAAAGTGTCTGGAGTGATCTCAGCGGCGATGACGCCTGATAATTCAGAAGTATCTTTGTATATAGATGGTCTTAAAAATTTATACGGAAGATTTAGAGACGAAGAGGAACAACTCAACCAGGTTCTCTCGCTGCTGGATGATAAAAGATTCCTCACCGGAATGTTTGGGGATTATTCTGAACACGATGGAGTGTATACCGTCATAGGAAAGGATGGGGACGGAAGAATGGGTGGTGTGAGTATCATCACTTCCGGATATAGAATGGGAGAAAAACGGATCGGCGCTATGGGGATCATAGGTCCTCAAAGAATGGATTACCATAGAGCGCTTCCACTTGTGGATTTTACTTCGAAACTAGTTTCGGAGATGATCACGCGTATTAGTAAGTAG